In a genomic window of Gossypium arboreum isolate Shixiya-1 chromosome 7, ASM2569848v2, whole genome shotgun sequence:
- the LOC108458469 gene encoding pentatricopeptide repeat-containing protein At3g07290, mitochondrial: MFLRKSIAKLPCTSPALNTASFISSYNQTTPQDIAHRASFLINQPNWKTNETLKSFVSHMNPTVAAQVILLQNHHFSLALRFFQWVCQHSTYCYDITSRIRLLKLLVSSNSFRIAHKAVIELIKTCSSNENDLLKLMEALDEMRETGFRLNYPCYSILLMSIAKLSMGFLAFLVYRRMIAEGFALAAIDYGTIINALSKVGFVCQAEMFMSQSLKLGFGFGTHVCTSLVLGYCRKKDLLEAFRVLEVMSKSGGCEANSVTYSILIHGLCEIGKVEEAFALKEGMKEKGCQPSIRTYTVLIKALCDDGLIGKALDLVREMIGEGCKPNVYTYTVLIDGLCREGKIEEANGMFRQMEKGGVYPGIVTYNALINGYCKEGKIVSAFELLSLMEKRNCKPNIRTYNELIEGLCRVNRPYKAMILLGRVVNNGLLPNCLSYNILINGFCREGHFDMAFKIFEFMNSFGVDTDAYSFTAMIDGLCKQGRLKLANGLLGKMIKKGIEPDEVTFTSLMDGFCKSGNTGGASKLLKMMIENACLKTCHAFNSILHVLSKECELVKQYALFGKILKHGLGPSVVTYTILVGALFQADKVDQSLSMIELMKQVGCPPGVYTYNVMVNGLCQFGRVEVAERILDSMSDLGVSPNHVTYTILVKAHVYAGRLDRALEIVSDMVKNGFQPNSRVYSALLTGFISSNKTTEVAHSRSISPLYVWSPSTAENYDECVSSNILMEMDLEHAFKLQVEIEKFGGSVSDFYNFLIVGLCEVGRIVDAEHLTKDILRQGSYPEKACFSVIDWHSKNSNCNECLKFLDLILSNGFVPSLASYSSVIHSMHTKGNIIEAQRLFSDLMKYNNIGDAKAALPDIEFLVNTDEPEKCIDLLKLIEQMVNRERPVI, from the coding sequence ATGTTTCTCAGAAAAAGCATCGCCAAACTCCCCTGCACATCTCCTGCGCTTAACACTGCTTCTTTCATTTCCTCTTACAACCAAACAACCCCGCAAGATATTGCTCATCGAGCTTCTTTCTTAATCAACCAACCCAACTGGAAGACCAACGAGACCCTCAAATCCTTTGTTTCCCACATGAACCCCACCGTTGCTGCCCAGGTCATCCTCCTCCAAAACCACCATTTCTCACTCGCTCTCCGGTTTTTCCAATGGGTTTGTCAACACTCCACTTACTGCTACGATATAACTAGTAGAATCCGCCTCTTGAAACTGCTCGTATCCTCCAATTCATTTCGAATTGCTCATAAGGCGGTGATTGAGCTCATCAAAACCTGTAGTAGCAATGAGAACGATCTTTTGAAGCTAATGGAAGCGCTTGATGAGATGAGGGAGACCGGTTTTCGCTTAAATTACCCTTGTTATAGCATTCTCTTGATGTCAATAGCTAAGTTAAGTATGGGGTTTTTAGCTTTTTTGGTTTATAGAAGAATGATAGCTGAAGGCTTTGCTCTTGCTGCTATTGATTATGGAACGATAATCAATGCTTTATCCAAAGTTGGCTTTGTGTGTCAAGCTGAAATGTTCATGTCCCAATCTTTGAAGCTTGGGTTTGGATTTGGTACTCATGTTTGTACTTCTTTGGTATTGGGCTATTGTCGAAAAAAGGATCTCTTGGAAGCCTTCCGGGTGCTTGAAGTAATGTCCAAGTCAGGTGGTTGTGAAGCGAATTCAGTTACTTACTCGATTTTAATACATGGTTTATGTGAGATTGGGAAGGTTGAAGAAGCATTTGCTTTGAAAGAAGGGATGAAAGAGAAGGGTTGCCAGCCAAGTATTCGGACTTACACTGTATTAATAAAGGCTTTGTGTGATGATGGATTGATTGGTAAGGCTTTGGATTTGGTTCGTGAAATGATCGGAGAAGGATGTAAGCCTAATGTTTATACTTATACTGTTTTGATTGATGGGTTGTGCAGGGAAGGGAAGATTGAGGAGGCTAATGGGATGTTTAGGCAGATGGAAAAAGGGGGTGTTTATCCAGGGATTGTAACGTACAACGCTCTGATTAATGGATATTGTAAAGAAGGGAAGATTGTTTCTGCTTTTGAGCTTCTTAGTTTGATGGAGAAACGAAATTGCAAGCCTAATATCCGTACCTATAATGAGCTTATAGAAGGACTGTGTAGAGTCAACAGACCTTATAAGGCAATGATCCTTCTCGGAAGGGTTGTCAACAATGGCTTATTGCCTAACTGCTTgagttataatattttaattaatgggTTCTGCAGAGAAGGCCATTTTGACATGGCtttcaagatatttgaatttatgaACTCATTTGGGGTTGATACTGATGCATATAGTTTTACTGCTATGATTGATGGGTTGTGCAAACAAGGGAGACTGAAACTCGCAAATGGGCTGTTGGGTAAGATGATAAAAAAGGGAATAGAACCGGATGAAGTGACATTTACCTCACTTATGGATGGATTTTGCAAATCAGGTAACACTGGAGGTGCATCAAAGCTTTTGAAGATGATGATTGAAAATGCTTGTTTGAAGACTTGTCATGCCTTCAACTCAATTCTTCATGTTCTGAGCAAAGAATGTGAGTTGGTAAAACAATATGCCTTGTTTGGAAAGATCCTAAAGCATGGTTTGGGCCCTTCTGTTGTGACTTACACCATATTAGTAGGCGCACTTTTTCAAGCTGACAAGGTTGACCAGTCCTTGAGCATGATAGAGCTAATGAAACAAGTTGGCTGCCCTCCAGGTGTATACACATACAATGTCATGGTTAATGGCTTGTGTCAATTTGGAAGAGTTGAGGTTGCAGAGAGGATCTTGGATAGCATGTCTGATTTAGGAGTATCCCCAAATCATGTTACGTACACTATATTGGTCAAAGCTCATGTTTATGCTGGCAGGTTAGACCGTGCCCTTGAGATTGTGTCCGATATGGTTAAAAATGGATTTCAGCCCAACAGTCGTGTCTATTCTGCACTACTAACAGGATTCATTTCATCAAACAAGACCACTGAAGTAGCACATTCCCGTTCTATCAGTCCTCTATATGTTTGGTCACCATCTACTGCAGAAAATTATGATGAATGTGTTTCCAGTAACATTCTAATGGAAATGGATCTTGAGCATGCATTCAAGCTCCAAGTTGAAATTGAGAAATTCGGTGGGTCTGTTTCGGATTTCTATAATTTCCTAATTGTGGGTTTATGTGAAGTCGGAAGAATTGTAGATGCCGAACATCTTACCAAAGATATATTACGACAAGGTTCATATCCTGAGAAGGCATGTTTTTCTGTGATTGATTGGCACTCTAAGAACAGCAACTGCAACGAGTGCCTCAAGTTCTTGGATCTTATTCTCAGTAATGGTTTCGTTCCATCTTTGGCATCTTATTCATCCGTGATCCACAGTATGCATACCAAAGGAAACATCATAGAAGCTCAAAGACTATTTTCTGACCTCATGAAATACAATAATATTGGGGATGCAAAAGCAGCATTACCAGATATTGAGTTCTTGGTAAACACAGATGAACCTGAAAAATGCATAGATCTTCTAAAACTAATTGAGCAAATGGTTAACAGGGAGAGGCCAGTCATCTAA